The following proteins come from a genomic window of Gadus chalcogrammus isolate NIFS_2021 unplaced genomic scaffold, NIFS_Gcha_1.0 GACHA106, whole genome shotgun sequence:
- the LOC130378859 gene encoding G2/M phase-specific E3 ubiquitin-protein ligase-like gives MEEATDELSLMGSFSFVRSLPHRDELLGAALNFLTEGRILTALNQFKEGLETFGILALLRIHHEELKGVFMDTPEPLLASRLESTFMTSYLSEPGSNRRRKEARTLIYWRDWLIEVEDGDTSLTLGAVLAFATGLKRIPAVGFPIGPRLEFLHEEDGPALFPTANTCSLVLRLPVYPEYNRFKEAMEEGAQPRGRTLGVLPHTHTGKDAWSAPHTQGRTLGVHATDTSSYII, from the exons ATGGAGGAGGCCACAGACGAGCTCTCCCTCATGGGCTCCTTCTCCTTTGTGCGGAGCCTCCCGCATAGGGATGAGCTGCTGGGGGCAGCCCTCAACTTCCTCACAGAGGGCCGTATTTTGACTGCTCTCAATCA ATTCAAAGAAGGGTTGGAGACCTTCGGGATTCTAGCTCTTTTGAGGATCCACCATGAGGAGCTCAAGGGGGTCTTCATGGACACACCTGAGCCGCTGCTGGCCTCCCGGTTGGAGTCCACATTCATGACGTCCTACCTGTCTGAGCCGGGCTCCAatcggaggaggaaggaggccaggacccttatatattggagggactggctgatcgaggtggagg ATGGAGATACGAGTCTCACCCTGGGGGCGGTTCTGGCGTTTGCCACGGGCCTCAAAAGGATTCCTGCTGTGGGTTTTCCCATCGGACCCCGGCTTGAATTCCTCCATGAGGAAGATGGACCGGCCCTTTTCCCCACGGCCAATACCTGTTCCCTGGTCCTCAGGCTACCGGTGTATCCGGAGTACAATCGATTTAaggaggccatggaggaagGTGCCCAACCCcgtggaaggacgcttggagtgctcccccacacacacacagggaaggacgcttggagtgccccacacacacagggaaggacgcttggagt ccacgcaacggacACATCATCTTACATCATTTGA
- the LOC130378866 gene encoding uncharacterized protein LOC130378866 → MLPARQNTWKRILQQTPDTISIKVEEDIGGGLPAVEDCDAFRDRSTQRGATSESLGVVAPGSSHMSSHSEELKILSVYGKGEGPLAEDGHGTLFTASEVEALNSLSADHSAAKSLERAERLVCREELSVQQQTPDTISIKVEEDIGGGMPAVEDNVIRDCSTQRGATSESLRVDAPGSSHMSGHSGELRILSVYGQGEGPLAVDGHDTLFAASELEVLSSLSADHSVAKSLNCSVRLVRLEELTGHQGGRKGRPGVLCGKVDRS, encoded by the exons atgttgcctgccagacagaACACCTGGAAACGCATACTT cagcagacccccgacaccatttcaatcaaggttgaagaggatattggtggaggcttgcccgccgtag aagactgcgatgccttcagagaccgtagcactcagcgcggcgccacctcagagagtctgggtgtggtcgcccctggctcctcccacatgtccagccaCAGTGAGGAactgaagattctgagcgtctacggaaaaggggagggcccactggcggagGACGGCCATggcaccctcttcaccgcgtcagaagtggaggccctgaactcgctgtctgcggaccacagcgcggccaagagcctggagcgcgccGAGCGGTTGGTCTgccgcgaggagctgagtgtgcag cagcagaccccggacaccatttcaatcaaggttgaagaggatattggtggaggcatgcccgccgtag aagacaatgtcatcagagactgcagcacgcagcgcggcgccacctcggagagtctgcgtgtggacgcccctggctcctcccacatgtcgggtcacagcggggagctgcgcatcctgagcgtctacggacaaggggagggccctctggcggtggacggccatgacaccctctttgccgcgtcagaactggaggtcttgagctcgctgtctgctgaccacagcgtggccaagagcctgaactgcagcgtacggctcgtccgccttgaggagctgactgggcatcagggcggccgcaagggccggcccggtgtcttgtgtggaaaggttGACAGATCCTAG